From the Teredinibacter turnerae T7901 genome, one window contains:
- a CDS encoding SIR2 family protein: protein MTSDLNQLIEGIRTGSIVPYLGPGTLNGVTNKLDGAAIPADSDSLIMAMTNGQPMSPRLMYEFPRAAMHIENKKGRSFIENFLTKVYGETQWSTSELHVALAEMGAPYVIDANRDIQLLQQYSDREHTLIVGAARLAAHPYRFDIYHFANGSYTLIEQDQVNTKIPAIFKPMGCPLPKPSYVASDADFVDYITELMGGFAIPTWLKDYRQEKQYLFLGMRFTRDTERMVMSDLIYGANKELSGWALIADPTDKERKFLDKKNIQLIEQDWVSLLEITAENAA from the coding sequence GTGACATCCGATCTCAATCAACTAATAGAAGGTATACGAACAGGCTCCATTGTTCCTTATCTGGGGCCAGGCACTCTCAACGGTGTAACAAATAAATTGGACGGCGCGGCGATTCCTGCAGACAGCGATAGCCTGATAATGGCGATGACAAATGGTCAGCCGATGTCGCCACGTTTAATGTACGAATTCCCCCGCGCAGCGATGCATATAGAAAACAAAAAAGGCCGCAGTTTTATCGAAAACTTTTTAACCAAAGTTTATGGCGAAACACAATGGAGCACCTCTGAACTACATGTCGCGCTGGCAGAAATGGGAGCGCCTTACGTTATCGATGCAAATCGAGATATTCAGTTGCTTCAGCAATATAGTGATCGGGAACATACATTAATCGTCGGCGCTGCCCGCTTAGCGGCTCACCCATATCGCTTTGATATATACCACTTCGCCAACGGCAGCTACACGCTGATTGAGCAAGACCAGGTAAACACTAAAATTCCCGCCATCTTCAAACCAATGGGCTGCCCTCTGCCTAAACCCAGCTATGTAGCCTCAGACGCAGACTTCGTCGACTATATAACTGAGTTGATGGGTGGCTTTGCCATTCCTACCTGGCTGAAAGATTACCGCCAGGAAAAACAATATTTGTTTTTGGGGATGCGTTTCACACGCGACACCGAACGTATGGTCATGAGCGATTTGATCTACGGAGCAAATAAAGAGCTTAGCGGCTGGGCACTCATTGCAGATCCAACCGATAAAGAAAGAAAGTTTTTGGACAAGAAAAATATTCAGCTTATAGAGCAGGACTGGGTATCACTTTTGGAAATTACTGCGGAAAACGCCGCTTAA
- the nifH gene encoding nitrogenase iron protein — protein sequence MAMRQCAIYGKGGIGKSTTTQNLVAALAEAGKKVMIVGCDPKADSTRLILHAKAQNTIMEMAAEAGTVEDLELEDVLKVGYGDVKCVESGGPEPGVGCAGRGVITAINFLEEEGAYEDDLDFVFYDVLGDVVCGGFAMPIRENKAQEIYIVVSGEMMAMYAANNISKGIVKYANSGGVRLAGLICNSRNTDREDELIIALAERLGTQMIHFIPRDNVVQRAEIRRMTCIEYDPAAKQSDEYRELAQKIISNEKLVIPTPVTMDELEELLMDFGILEEEDESVIGKTAAELEA from the coding sequence ATGGCAATGCGTCAATGTGCGATTTACGGTAAAGGTGGTATCGGTAAGTCTACCACTACTCAAAACCTTGTAGCTGCTCTGGCTGAGGCTGGTAAAAAAGTAATGATCGTTGGTTGTGACCCTAAGGCGGACTCTACCCGTCTTATCCTTCACGCCAAGGCTCAAAACACCATCATGGAAATGGCTGCAGAAGCCGGTACCGTTGAAGACCTGGAACTGGAAGATGTATTGAAAGTTGGCTACGGCGACGTTAAGTGCGTTGAGTCCGGCGGTCCAGAGCCCGGTGTTGGCTGTGCTGGTCGTGGTGTAATCACTGCCATCAACTTCCTGGAAGAAGAAGGCGCTTACGAAGACGATCTCGACTTCGTATTCTACGACGTACTGGGTGACGTTGTATGTGGTGGTTTCGCTATGCCTATTCGTGAAAACAAGGCTCAGGAAATCTACATCGTTGTATCTGGCGAAATGATGGCGATGTACGCTGCTAACAACATTTCAAAAGGTATCGTTAAGTACGCTAACTCTGGCGGTGTGCGTCTTGCTGGCCTGATCTGCAACAGCCGTAATACTGACCGCGAAGACGAACTCATTATCGCTCTTGCTGAGCGTCTGGGTACTCAGATGATTCACTTCATCCCTCGCGACAATGTGGTACAGCGTGCAGAAATCCGTCGTATGACTTGCATCGAGTACGATCCTGCTGCCAAGCAGTCAGATGAGTACCGCGAACTCGCACAGAAAATTATCAGCAACGAAAAACTGGTTATTCCTACTCCTGTAACTATGGACGAGTTGGAAGAACTGTTGATGGACTTCGGTATTCTTGAAGAAGAAGACGAAAGCGTAATCGGTAAAACAGCAGCTGAGCTCGAAGCTTAA
- the nifD gene encoding nitrogenase molybdenum-iron protein alpha chain has translation MSEMSREEVEALISEVLEVYPEKAKKNREKHLSPNDTSLEQSKKCITSNKKSLPGLMTIRGCAYAGSKGVVWGPVKDMIHISHGPVGCGQYSRAGRRNYYIGTTGINAFVTMNFTSDFQEKDIVFGGDKKLAKLIDEIETLFPLNKGITIQSECPIGLIGDDIEAVAKSKQKEHGKTVVPVRCEGFRGVSQSLGHHIANDSVRDWVLGARDEDNSFEQTDYDVAIIGDYNIGGDAWSSRILLEEMGLRVVAQWSGDGTLSEMELTPKVKLNLVHCYRSMNYISRHMEEKYGIPWMEYNFFGPTKTAESLRKIAAQFDESIQAKCEEVLAKYQPEWQSVIDKFRPRLEGKRVMLYVGGLRPRHVIGAYEDLGMEVVGTGYEFGHNDDYDRTLQEMGNATLLYDDVTGYEFEEFVKKVKPDLIGSGIKEKYIFQKMGIPFRQMHSWDYSGPYHGFDGFAIFARDMDMTLNNPCWHKLAAPWKKSDTTTEELAATA, from the coding sequence ATGTCTGAAATGTCACGCGAAGAGGTTGAAGCCCTCATATCAGAAGTTCTGGAAGTTTATCCAGAAAAAGCGAAGAAGAATCGTGAGAAGCACCTTTCACCTAACGATACTTCTTTGGAACAAAGCAAAAAATGTATCACTTCCAACAAAAAGTCCTTACCTGGCTTGATGACCATTCGTGGTTGTGCTTACGCGGGTTCTAAAGGTGTTGTTTGGGGTCCGGTAAAAGATATGATTCATATCTCACACGGCCCTGTTGGTTGTGGACAGTATTCACGTGCTGGACGTCGTAACTACTACATCGGTACTACAGGTATTAATGCCTTTGTTACCATGAACTTCACTTCCGACTTCCAGGAAAAAGACATCGTTTTCGGTGGCGACAAGAAACTTGCTAAGTTGATTGACGAAATCGAAACATTGTTCCCACTGAACAAAGGCATCACTATCCAATCCGAGTGTCCAATTGGTTTGATCGGTGACGATATTGAAGCTGTGGCTAAATCCAAACAAAAAGAACACGGCAAAACTGTTGTTCCTGTTCGTTGTGAAGGTTTCCGCGGTGTGTCTCAGTCTTTGGGTCACCACATTGCTAACGACTCCGTCCGCGACTGGGTTTTGGGCGCACGCGACGAAGATAACAGCTTCGAGCAAACCGACTACGACGTAGCAATTATCGGTGACTACAACATCGGTGGTGACGCTTGGTCTTCACGTATTTTGCTTGAAGAAATGGGCTTGCGCGTGGTTGCCCAGTGGTCTGGTGATGGCACCTTGTCTGAAATGGAGCTGACACCAAAAGTTAAGTTGAACCTGGTTCACTGCTATCGTTCCATGAACTACATTTCTCGCCATATGGAAGAGAAATATGGTATCCCCTGGATGGAGTACAACTTCTTCGGCCCAACCAAAACTGCTGAATCTCTGCGTAAAATCGCAGCACAATTCGACGAAAGCATTCAGGCTAAGTGTGAAGAAGTACTCGCTAAGTATCAGCCTGAGTGGCAGTCTGTGATCGACAAATTCCGTCCACGCCTCGAAGGTAAGCGCGTCATGCTGTACGTTGGCGGTCTGCGTCCACGTCACGTGATTGGTGCGTACGAAGATCTCGGCATGGAAGTTGTTGGTACCGGTTATGAATTTGGTCACAACGATGACTACGACCGTACTCTGCAAGAAATGGGTAACGCGACTCTGCTGTACGATGATGTTACCGGCTATGAGTTCGAAGAGTTTGTTAAAAAGGTTAAGCCAGACCTGATCGGTTCTGGTATCAAGGAAAAGTATATCTTCCAGAAAATGGGTATCCCTTTCCGTCAGATGCACTCCTGGGATTACTCAGGTCCATACCATGGTTTCGATGGCTTTGCGATTTTCGCACGCGACATGGATATGACACTGAACAATCCATGCTGGCATAAACTGGCAGCACCTTGGAAAAAATCTGATACCACTACAGAAGAATTGGCAGCAACCGCTTAA
- the nifK gene encoding nitrogenase molybdenum-iron protein subunit beta yields MSQDVEDIKPSYPLFREQEYRDTLANKRDNFEEKHPQEKIDEVFQWTTTEEYKELNFQREALTVNPAKACQPLGSVLCSLGFENTMPYVHGSQGCVAYFRTYFNRHFKEPISCVSDSMTEDAAVFGGQQNMKDGLENCMKVYKPDMIAVSTTCMAEVIGDDLNAFINNSKNEGHVPQDYPVPFAHTPSFVGSHTTGWDNMFEGIIRYFTLNYMEDKEVGSNGQINIVPGFETYLGNYRVIKRMLNEMDVPFKLLSDPEEVLDTPADGQFRMYSGGTTQDEVRDAPNAKDTLLLQAWQLVKTEKFVRNTWKHEAPRINIPMGLEWTDEFLMKVSEISGQPIPDSLAKERGRLVDMMTDSHAWMHGKKFALWGDPDFVMGMSKFLMELGAEPTHILCHNANKRWKKAMEAILATSPYGSNSEVHLGKDLWHMRSLVFTNKPDFMIGNSYGKFIQRDTLYKGEEHEVPLIRIGFPIFDRHHLHRQTTMGYEGAMQMLTTLVNAVLERLDDETRGMQTTDYNYDLVR; encoded by the coding sequence ATGAGTCAGGATGTTGAAGACATCAAACCAAGTTATCCCTTGTTCCGTGAACAAGAATATCGCGACACTCTTGCTAACAAGCGCGATAATTTTGAAGAAAAGCACCCGCAGGAAAAAATCGACGAAGTATTCCAGTGGACCACTACGGAAGAATACAAAGAGCTGAACTTCCAGCGCGAAGCGCTCACCGTTAACCCTGCAAAAGCTTGTCAGCCTCTGGGTTCCGTTTTGTGCTCTCTTGGTTTTGAGAACACTATGCCATACGTACACGGTTCACAAGGTTGCGTTGCATACTTCCGTACCTACTTTAACCGTCATTTTAAAGAGCCGATTTCTTGCGTATCAGATTCCATGACTGAAGACGCTGCGGTATTCGGCGGCCAGCAAAACATGAAAGACGGCTTGGAAAACTGCATGAAAGTGTACAAGCCTGACATGATTGCGGTATCAACTACCTGTATGGCTGAAGTAATTGGCGACGACCTTAATGCGTTCATCAATAACTCGAAGAACGAAGGTCACGTGCCTCAGGACTACCCAGTTCCTTTCGCTCATACGCCCAGTTTCGTTGGTAGCCACACTACCGGTTGGGATAACATGTTTGAGGGTATTATTCGTTACTTTACCCTTAACTACATGGAAGACAAAGAAGTTGGCAGCAACGGTCAAATTAATATCGTTCCTGGCTTCGAGACCTATCTTGGTAACTACCGTGTTATTAAGCGCATGCTTAATGAAATGGACGTACCGTTTAAATTGCTTTCTGATCCGGAAGAAGTTCTGGATACCCCTGCTGACGGTCAGTTCCGTATGTACTCTGGCGGCACGACTCAGGACGAAGTGAGAGACGCACCTAACGCGAAAGACACTTTGTTGTTGCAAGCTTGGCAGCTGGTAAAAACTGAGAAGTTTGTGCGCAATACCTGGAAGCATGAAGCTCCTCGCATCAACATCCCGATGGGACTTGAGTGGACAGATGAATTCCTGATGAAAGTCAGCGAAATCTCTGGTCAACCGATTCCTGATAGTCTTGCCAAAGAGCGTGGTCGTTTAGTTGATATGATGACGGATTCTCACGCGTGGATGCACGGCAAGAAATTTGCGCTTTGGGGCGATCCAGATTTCGTCATGGGTATGTCCAAGTTCCTGATGGAGCTGGGTGCCGAGCCAACACACATCCTTTGCCACAACGCTAACAAGCGCTGGAAAAAGGCGATGGAAGCGATACTGGCAACTTCTCCTTACGGTTCAAACAGCGAAGTTCATCTGGGTAAAGACCTGTGGCATATGCGCTCACTGGTATTTACCAACAAGCCAGACTTCATGATTGGTAACTCTTACGGTAAGTTCATTCAGCGCGATACCTTGTACAAAGGTGAAGAGCATGAAGTACCACTGATCCGTATTGGTTTCCCAATCTTCGACCGTCACCACCTGCATCGTCAGACCACTATGGGCTACGAAGGCGCTATGCAGATGTTGACTACTCTGGTCAATGCTGTACTTGAGCGTCTTGATGACGAAACTCGCGGTATGCAAACCACTGACTACAACTACGACTTGGTTCGCTAA
- the nifT gene encoding putative nitrogen fixation protein NifT, whose protein sequence is MPSVMIRKNMDGKLTLYVAKRDLEEDIISIEHDTEETWGGEVKLADGSAYYLEPIATPKLPITVRAKRL, encoded by the coding sequence ATGCCAAGCGTGATGATTCGAAAAAATATGGACGGAAAGCTGACGTTGTACGTCGCTAAGCGAGACCTGGAAGAAGATATTATTTCAATTGAGCACGACACAGAAGAGACTTGGGGTGGTGAAGTAAAGCTTGCTGACGGTTCTGCGTATTATCTTGAACCTATAGCGACGCCCAAACTCCCGATCACTGTGCGCGCGAAACGCCTTTAA
- a CDS encoding dinitrogenase iron-molybdenum cofactor N-terminal domain-containing protein: MNTQPLDKEVALRIGLAVKELDAISTQEFLGLLIKIMGEPITPAKLDKLRAKKVKLLAGESLDTVSSETFERAFALLKGRGIRQFLNPKPELEQGVFCEIRGSVRIACSSNRGENIDGQFSDCMRFLIYQVSPDYIRLIDIREPSPKIKATERGAARAKLIEDCSMLYTISIGAAATAKVVKVGLHVMQLGKPLLAHVALRRLQAVLAQDSPPPWLVKAMGKPSLGVKLYGENS, from the coding sequence GTGAATACACAGCCACTTGATAAAGAAGTCGCGCTGCGAATTGGCCTGGCCGTAAAAGAGCTGGACGCCATCAGCACGCAGGAATTCTTGGGTTTGCTGATTAAGATAATGGGCGAACCTATTACGCCTGCAAAGCTCGATAAACTCCGGGCTAAAAAAGTGAAATTGCTGGCAGGCGAGTCACTGGACACAGTGTCGTCAGAAACTTTCGAACGTGCATTTGCACTTTTAAAAGGTCGCGGCATTCGCCAGTTTTTAAATCCAAAGCCTGAACTTGAGCAGGGTGTTTTTTGCGAAATCAGAGGTTCGGTGAGGATCGCATGTTCATCGAATCGCGGCGAAAATATCGATGGCCAGTTCAGCGACTGTATGCGATTTCTTATATATCAGGTATCACCTGACTATATACGTTTGATAGACATACGCGAGCCTTCGCCAAAAATTAAAGCTACCGAGCGCGGTGCAGCCCGAGCCAAACTAATCGAAGATTGTTCGATGCTATACACAATCTCCATTGGTGCCGCTGCGACTGCGAAAGTTGTAAAAGTTGGGTTACATGTCATGCAGTTAGGTAAACCCTTGTTGGCTCATGTTGCGTTGCGCAGGCTGCAGGCCGTACTCGCGCAAGACAGCCCGCCACCGTGGCTGGTGAAAGCAATGGGTAAACCTTCACTTGGCGTAAAACTTTATGGAGAAAATAGCTGA
- a CDS encoding DUF6129 family protein gives MIAEQELFDVAEFVKTNGLSEAVIAELRTKFPGKHFTWCMEDDIHSGKPVYEGEGFDIYVVNSMDHCSVLTNDLESASGFVLAELIEE, from the coding sequence ATGATTGCAGAACAAGAGCTTTTCGACGTTGCCGAATTCGTAAAAACAAACGGTTTATCTGAAGCAGTCATCGCCGAGTTACGAACGAAGTTTCCGGGTAAGCATTTCACCTGGTGTATGGAGGATGACATTCACTCCGGCAAGCCGGTATACGAGGGTGAAGGGTTCGATATATATGTGGTTAACTCTATGGACCACTGTTCCGTGCTCACCAACGATCTCGAGAGCGCAAGTGGATTCGTTCTTGCGGAATTGATTGAAGAATAG
- a CDS encoding 4Fe4S-binding leucine-rich repeat protein, with amino-acid sequence MNKPTDGNFDGPDDRTPIADCRFCSYRANLLMSGRCSPGDVCVKVDSGRQIDRFFRFNPQYAEVYLRDDFWERRAIAVRYSPIDALDRLIQDPDEAVRRAVAYRLPREQLFQLMDDEDREVRITVADRIPLEQLEKMADDRDYLVRAYVAQRLSEGRLFRFIRDPDLQVRKIIAGRLPEESLGLMASDREPEVRRIIAQRLTGADVVPLLSDEDWTVRLEAVKNAPLEELCRLDEEDEEVLIAISERLETSDT; translated from the coding sequence GTGAATAAGCCAACTGACGGAAATTTCGACGGCCCTGACGATAGAACGCCTATCGCCGATTGTCGGTTTTGCTCGTATCGAGCAAACCTCCTTATGAGTGGTCGTTGCTCCCCAGGCGACGTTTGCGTAAAAGTGGATAGCGGTCGTCAGATAGATCGTTTCTTTCGATTCAATCCGCAGTACGCAGAAGTTTATCTACGCGATGACTTTTGGGAGCGGCGGGCTATCGCGGTACGTTATTCACCGATAGATGCGTTGGACCGACTGATACAAGACCCGGACGAAGCTGTTCGCAGGGCCGTAGCCTACCGACTTCCGAGAGAGCAGCTCTTTCAGCTAATGGATGATGAAGATCGCGAGGTGAGAATTACCGTCGCCGACCGAATTCCGTTAGAGCAATTGGAAAAAATGGCGGACGACCGTGATTATTTGGTGCGTGCCTATGTCGCTCAGCGGTTGAGTGAAGGTCGTCTGTTCAGATTCATTAGAGATCCTGACCTTCAGGTCAGAAAAATTATTGCTGGTCGACTGCCGGAAGAGAGTCTCGGTCTAATGGCTTCTGATCGTGAACCGGAGGTCCGTCGTATTATCGCCCAACGTTTGACGGGTGCCGATGTCGTACCCCTGTTGAGCGACGAGGATTGGACAGTTCGATTGGAGGCGGTAAAAAATGCGCCGCTTGAGGAGCTGTGTCGATTGGACGAGGAAGATGAAGAGGTGTTAATCGCTATTAGCGAACGCCTGGAAACTTCTGACACATAA
- a CDS encoding Nif11-like leader peptide family natural product precursor: protein MSLQQIKAFSDAARENSELGGKLKECQKIRDMLTLGTEYGFAMDEVELYPPNEPQFTEDQLSEKLVKALLRV from the coding sequence ATGTCACTGCAACAAATAAAAGCCTTTTCAGATGCGGCTCGTGAAAATTCAGAATTGGGCGGCAAGCTGAAAGAGTGCCAAAAAATACGTGATATGCTTACTTTAGGAACCGAATATGGTTTCGCTATGGACGAGGTCGAGCTTTATCCGCCTAACGAACCTCAATTTACCGAAGACCAGCTCAGTGAGAAGCTTGTAAAAGCGTTACTGCGCGTTTAG
- a CDS encoding NifB/NifX family molybdenum-iron cluster-binding protein produces the protein MNRELIAVALQRDGKVSPHAGRALIWQVYNIENGKKEAVWKIQLTEKSSLHEWHVRGDGNRHPIHGVEFAIAGSAGDGVIRRLAERNTTLLSTSETDPDKAVDAYIAHELPAPRPHNMELCTGHAVM, from the coding sequence ATGAACAGAGAACTAATAGCTGTTGCACTGCAACGGGACGGAAAGGTATCACCGCATGCGGGCCGAGCACTGATATGGCAGGTATACAACATTGAAAATGGTAAAAAGGAAGCAGTTTGGAAAATTCAACTGACAGAAAAGTCGAGCTTGCATGAATGGCACGTACGAGGCGATGGTAACCGCCATCCTATACACGGCGTTGAATTCGCAATAGCTGGATCAGCGGGTGACGGCGTAATTCGACGCCTGGCAGAACGTAATACGACGTTGCTATCGACATCTGAAACCGACCCCGATAAAGCAGTAGACGCCTACATTGCTCATGAATTGCCCGCGCCCAGACCCCATAATATGGAATTGTGTACCGGGCATGCCGTTATGTAA
- a CDS encoding LON peptidase substrate-binding domain-containing protein: MSDTNFENRLAVFPLNIPLLPACRLPLQIFERRYLDMVSDCLQTDSGFVIPLLKEGSEDQEVLKDLPKAANSPDLPFYRVGTLAHIEDFGQRENGLLSLSVVGTQRYVLDDIVQGPSGLWSASAKPLDEDGILDSKLTTSLTQYLEDAITEQTWQQLGLEREALSGEQVINYLVTLLPLPSQLKQILIETDLLPVRQQKLVDFIRLLSADDSQPSQ, from the coding sequence ATGTCGGATACCAATTTTGAGAACCGGTTAGCAGTTTTTCCGTTAAACATCCCGCTTTTACCCGCCTGCCGTCTTCCGTTACAAATATTCGAACGACGCTACCTCGATATGGTCTCTGATTGCCTACAAACAGATTCGGGGTTTGTTATCCCCCTGTTGAAAGAAGGGAGTGAAGACCAAGAAGTGCTCAAAGACCTGCCAAAGGCCGCAAATAGTCCAGACTTACCCTTTTACAGGGTTGGTACACTCGCGCATATCGAAGATTTTGGCCAACGGGAAAACGGACTTCTTTCACTATCTGTTGTGGGAACGCAGCGATATGTTCTCGATGATATAGTCCAAGGTCCCAGTGGACTTTGGAGCGCAAGCGCCAAGCCGCTGGATGAAGACGGCATACTGGATAGCAAACTGACCACCTCGCTAACCCAATATCTGGAGGACGCGATAACCGAACAAACATGGCAACAACTTGGCCTTGAACGAGAAGCACTAAGCGGTGAGCAGGTAATCAATTATTTAGTTACCCTTCTCCCTCTGCCAAGTCAATTGAAACAAATTCTGATTGAAACCGATCTTCTTCCAGTGCGGCAACAAAAACTAGTCGATTTTATACGATTACTTAGCGCAGACGATTCACAGCCATCCCAATAG
- a CDS encoding glutathione S-transferase family protein yields MLNFYMTPGSCSTGIHILLEELDLLFSAYVLNLPAGDTQKPDFLAINPKGTIPVLVTDEGVVLTEFASIAWWLAVKHPKAGLLPEDITSQAQVLEILNYAVSTIHGHGFTRIFTPERYLFREEDKEGILRQGKSLVAKGFNTIEKQFGGKTGYLFDQFTIADAALFYVEFWANRTELPLPPFCRQHFNTMISRPVVKRVLAEEGYRV; encoded by the coding sequence ATGCTCAATTTTTACATGACACCCGGTTCCTGTTCGACCGGCATTCATATTTTATTAGAAGAACTTGATTTATTATTCAGCGCCTATGTACTTAATCTTCCTGCTGGAGACACACAAAAACCTGATTTTCTTGCGATCAATCCTAAGGGCACTATTCCTGTACTAGTGACCGACGAGGGCGTCGTGCTGACTGAATTTGCATCTATCGCTTGGTGGCTTGCAGTAAAGCACCCAAAAGCCGGGCTGCTTCCTGAGGATATAACATCGCAAGCCCAGGTCCTCGAAATACTGAACTATGCAGTGAGCACTATTCACGGTCACGGGTTCACTCGCATATTTACACCAGAGAGGTATCTGTTTCGAGAGGAAGACAAAGAAGGCATTCTCCGTCAAGGCAAATCACTGGTCGCGAAGGGGTTCAATACGATCGAAAAGCAATTTGGGGGTAAAACCGGATATCTATTTGACCAATTTACCATCGCAGACGCCGCTCTTTTTTATGTAGAGTTTTGGGCAAACCGCACGGAACTTCCCCTCCCACCATTCTGCCGCCAGCATTTCAACACAATGATCAGCCGCCCCGTGGTAAAGCGGGTGCTAGCAGAGGAAGGCTATCGCGTCTGA
- a CDS encoding alpha-ketoglutarate-dependent dioxygenase AlkB family protein produces the protein MYDDVVAINETHASASENSLSIDGLLKPLKLPFGRDMYDHLLSQLEQSIPWQQDSFVSFDRRFTIPRMQAWFADDGLQYRYADNLMHTQPWLPELLQLRQIINNATQCEFNAVLATLYRHGNDHVTWHSDDERELGYAPVIASLSLGATRCFQFRHKENDTKGEISLHHGDLIVMEPAFQHYWEHQVPPQPDVLEPRINLTFRRVYSEATY, from the coding sequence ATGTATGACGACGTAGTCGCAATAAACGAAACACACGCATCCGCAAGCGAGAATTCCCTATCAATCGACGGTCTGCTAAAGCCGTTAAAATTACCTTTTGGCCGCGACATGTACGACCATCTGCTAAGCCAGTTAGAGCAGAGCATTCCTTGGCAGCAGGATTCGTTCGTCAGTTTTGATCGACGTTTTACTATTCCCCGCATGCAGGCATGGTTTGCCGACGACGGATTGCAATACCGCTATGCCGACAATTTAATGCATACACAACCATGGCTGCCCGAACTCTTACAATTAAGACAAATAATCAATAACGCAACTCAGTGTGAATTTAACGCCGTACTCGCTACTCTATATCGGCATGGCAACGATCATGTTACATGGCACTCGGATGACGAGCGCGAACTCGGGTATGCGCCGGTTATTGCATCACTCAGCCTCGGTGCCACCCGATGTTTTCAGTTTCGCCATAAGGAAAACGATACCAAAGGTGAGATAAGCCTTCACCACGGCGATCTAATCGTTATGGAACCCGCCTTTCAGCACTACTGGGAACACCAGGTTCCCCCGCAACCGGATGTGCTAGAACCACGAATTAATCTCACCTTCCGACGGGTGTATAGTGAGGCAACCTATTAA
- a CDS encoding DUF6156 family protein, giving the protein MKANEFYDRYYLSYTGIKLPMKLVNPLDPAEIDNRNTFFGALLDDVGREYVIHKVVYGDVELSHTYHFGSDGALLRADIINADGEEQRIDYNK; this is encoded by the coding sequence ATGAAAGCTAATGAATTCTACGATAGATACTATCTTTCCTACACTGGAATAAAATTGCCGATGAAACTGGTAAATCCGTTGGATCCAGCGGAGATTGACAATCGCAACACATTTTTTGGCGCGTTGCTCGATGATGTCGGCAGAGAATATGTGATCCACAAAGTTGTGTACGGGGATGTGGAACTTTCGCACACTTATCATTTCGGATCTGATGGTGCCTTGTTGAGGGCTGATATCATTAACGCCGACGGCGAAGAGCAACGCATTGACTACAACAAGTAG
- a CDS encoding leucine-rich repeat domain-containing protein — protein MKLSDIPFEDEALRAAVLATGVETAEEVLEIRARKCQIEKASGLENFPNLKLLDLTRNRLTEIDLSGNPNLEEVYLGNNELEEIDFSANKKLSHVEVFINDLSELDLSSLALLENLYASKNDLTELDLSNNPKIEQIQVSDNELESLILPDECKPFAIKIENTKLDDITREKLQTLVSAHNLKM, from the coding sequence ATGAAATTGAGTGACATCCCTTTTGAAGACGAAGCGCTACGTGCTGCGGTATTGGCCACGGGAGTGGAAACTGCCGAAGAGGTGCTGGAGATTCGCGCACGAAAATGTCAAATCGAAAAGGCGAGCGGGCTGGAAAATTTTCCTAACCTGAAGCTACTGGACTTAACCCGGAACCGCCTCACAGAAATTGATTTAAGTGGTAACCCCAACTTGGAAGAAGTGTATCTGGGTAATAACGAGTTGGAAGAAATAGATTTTAGCGCGAACAAGAAGCTCAGCCATGTGGAGGTATTTATTAACGACCTCTCAGAGCTGGACCTCAGTTCCTTGGCGCTGCTCGAAAATCTATATGCATCAAAAAACGATTTGACGGAGCTGGACCTTTCCAACAACCCGAAAATTGAACAAATCCAAGTCAGCGATAACGAACTGGAAAGCCTGATTTTACCCGACGAATGCAAGCCATTCGCGATCAAAATCGAGAACACCAAACTAGACGACATTACACGTGAAAAGCTGCAGACACTTGTCTCAGCACACAACCTTAAAATGTAA